In Rhizobium sp. ARZ01, a genomic segment contains:
- a CDS encoding PAS domain-containing protein, giving the protein MADTESHSGRTGPAHRTMERLTEAFWEHYRRLQDAVSADNTPLVHRLDRELTSSLTALVDHQTSDAAEQQAQFTSLLRLLREEADDASSVRSNADLIEALLRRYITVRTHPTDNGGLPALPAPIRNGVLDVGQLDTLPERVSVVTTDYRYLYANATDAARLNRKPHELVGRHVRDIVGAARFDARIKTNLDRCFSGETVEHTNAREMDGKVVVIRRRLTPCYAEDQPLIGALVVIQEGPDRRQRSA; this is encoded by the coding sequence ATGGCAGATACGGAATCTCATAGCGGGCGCACAGGGCCTGCCCACAGGACCATGGAGCGCCTGACGGAGGCTTTCTGGGAGCACTATCGCCGCCTTCAGGACGCTGTTTCAGCCGACAACACGCCGCTCGTCCATCGTCTCGATCGTGAACTGACCTCTTCCCTGACCGCGCTTGTCGATCACCAGACGAGCGATGCGGCGGAACAGCAAGCCCAATTCACGTCGCTGCTGCGCCTGCTTCGCGAGGAAGCGGACGATGCCTCCAGCGTGCGCAGCAATGCCGATCTGATCGAGGCGCTCCTGCGGCGCTACATCACCGTACGCACCCACCCGACAGACAACGGCGGTCTACCTGCATTGCCAGCACCGATCCGCAACGGCGTGCTCGACGTGGGCCAACTCGACACCTTGCCGGAACGCGTGTCGGTCGTCACGACCGACTACCGCTATCTCTATGCCAATGCCACCGACGCAGCGCGACTGAACCGCAAACCACACGAACTCGTCGGGCGCCATGTCCGCGACATCGTCGGCGCAGCCCGGTTCGACGCCCGGATCAAGACCAATCTCGACCGTTGCTTTTCCGGAGAAACGGTCGAGCACACCAATGCGCGCGAAATGGACGGCAAGGTGGTGGTGATCCGCCGCAGGCTGACGCCTTGCTATGCCGAAGACCAGCCCCTGATCGGTGCGCTCGTCGTCATCCAGGAAGGCCCCGACCGCCGCCAGCGTTCAGCCTGA
- the ligA gene encoding NAD-dependent DNA ligase LigA, giving the protein MAIEKIPVENLTEEEAAADLAFLAAEIARHDELYHGKDQPAISDADYDALKHRNEAIEARFPALIRADSPSRRVGAAPLPTFAPIVHARPMLSLDNTFSDEDVRDFIASVYRFLGRLPDDSIAFTAEPKIDGLSMSIRYENGRLVNAATRGDGTTGENVTANILTINEIPKVLPAGAPAIAEVRGEVYMAKSDFQALNAQMAAEGKQTYVNPRNTAAGSLRQLDASVTASRKLRFFAYAWGEMSDMPADTQFGMVETFKSWGVPVNPLMKRLFKVEDIIAHYREIGLDRPDLDYDIDGVVYKVDQLDLQARLGFRSRSPRWATAHKFPAEQAVTTLTAIDIQVGRTGALTPVARLEPVTVGGVVVTNATLHNEDYIRGLGNSGEPIREGRDIRIGDVVIVQRAGDVIPQIVDVVMEKRPSDATPYGFPKTCPVCGSHAVRDINEKSGKVDAVRRCTGGFVCRAQAVEHLKHFVSRNAYDIEGLGSKQIDFFFEAEDPALAIRTAPDIFTLEKRQTDSLTKLENIEGFGRVSVRKLYEAINARRTIALNRFIYALGIRHVGETTAKLLARAYGSYEAFERGMKDAVSLSGDAWNELNSIDGIGEVVARAIVEFYKEPRNIDVIERLLLEVAPEPAEVPVTSDSPVAGKTVVFTGSLEKMTRDEAKAMAERLGAKVSGSVSKKTDLVVAGPGAGSKLDKAREFGVEVIDEDQWLERVKA; this is encoded by the coding sequence ATGGCAATCGAGAAGATCCCAGTCGAGAACCTGACAGAGGAAGAGGCTGCGGCCGATCTGGCCTTCCTTGCGGCCGAGATTGCGCGGCACGACGAGCTCTATCATGGCAAGGATCAGCCAGCGATCTCGGATGCCGACTACGACGCGCTGAAGCATCGGAACGAGGCGATCGAGGCGCGGTTTCCGGCACTTATCCGCGCCGACAGCCCGTCCCGCCGGGTGGGTGCCGCTCCGCTGCCGACCTTCGCGCCGATCGTCCACGCCCGGCCGATGCTGTCGTTGGACAACACCTTCTCTGACGAGGACGTGCGCGATTTCATTGCCTCCGTCTATCGCTTCCTCGGCCGCTTGCCGGACGATTCGATTGCCTTCACCGCCGAACCGAAGATCGACGGGCTCTCCATGTCGATCCGCTACGAAAACGGCCGGCTCGTGAACGCCGCCACGCGTGGCGATGGCACGACTGGGGAGAACGTGACCGCCAACATTCTCACCATCAACGAGATACCGAAGGTTCTGCCTGCCGGTGCCCCCGCGATCGCAGAGGTGCGGGGCGAAGTCTACATGGCCAAGAGCGACTTCCAGGCGCTGAACGCGCAGATGGCGGCGGAGGGAAAGCAGACCTACGTCAACCCGCGGAATACGGCTGCCGGTTCGCTGCGACAGCTCGATGCATCGGTGACGGCGAGCCGCAAGCTCCGCTTCTTCGCCTATGCCTGGGGCGAGATGTCGGACATGCCGGCCGACACACAGTTCGGCATGGTCGAAACGTTCAAATCCTGGGGGGTTCCGGTCAATCCGCTGATGAAGCGGCTTTTCAAAGTCGAGGACATCATCGCGCATTACCGCGAGATCGGTCTTGACCGACCGGATCTCGACTACGACATCGACGGCGTGGTCTACAAGGTCGACCAGCTCGATCTGCAGGCACGCCTCGGCTTCCGCTCCCGCTCGCCGCGCTGGGCGACGGCGCACAAATTCCCGGCCGAACAGGCCGTGACGACGCTGACGGCAATCGACATACAGGTCGGCCGCACCGGGGCGCTCACGCCGGTTGCGCGACTGGAACCGGTCACCGTCGGGGGAGTCGTCGTCACCAATGCGACACTGCACAACGAGGACTATATCCGCGGCCTGGGCAATAGCGGCGAGCCGATCCGCGAGGGGCGCGACATCCGCATCGGCGATGTCGTGATCGTCCAGCGCGCCGGCGACGTGATCCCGCAGATCGTCGACGTGGTGATGGAAAAGCGGCCGTCGGACGCGACGCCGTATGGATTTCCCAAGACCTGCCCGGTCTGCGGCAGTCACGCCGTGCGCGACATCAATGAGAAATCGGGCAAGGTCGATGCGGTGCGGCGCTGCACGGGCGGATTTGTTTGCCGGGCGCAGGCGGTCGAGCACCTGAAGCACTTCGTTTCCCGCAACGCCTACGACATTGAAGGGCTCGGATCCAAGCAGATCGACTTCTTCTTCGAGGCAGAGGATCCGGCGCTCGCAATCCGCACGGCGCCGGACATCTTCACGCTGGAGAAGCGTCAGACCGATTCTCTGACCAAGCTCGAGAACATCGAAGGCTTTGGCCGCGTCAGCGTGCGCAAGCTGTACGAGGCGATCAACGCGCGGCGTACGATTGCGCTCAATCGCTTCATCTATGCACTCGGCATCCGCCATGTCGGAGAGACGACGGCGAAGCTGCTTGCCCGTGCCTACGGCAGCTATGAGGCGTTCGAGCGGGGCATGAAGGACGCGGTTTCCCTCAGCGGCGACGCGTGGAACGAACTGAACAGCATCGACGGCATCGGTGAGGTGGTCGCCCGCGCGATCGTCGAGTTCTACAAGGAGCCACGCAATATCGATGTGATCGAGCGCCTGTTGCTGGAAGTTGCGCCCGAACCGGCGGAAGTGCCGGTCACTAGCGACAGCCCGGTCGCGGGCAAGACCGTCGTCTTTACCGGTTCCTTGGAGAAGATGACGCGCGATGAGGCCAAGGCCATGGCCGAGCGGCTTGGCGCCAAGGTCTCGGGCTCCGTCTCGAAAAAGACCGACCTCGTCGTCGCAGGGCCGGGTGCGGGCTCGAAGCTCGACAAGGCGCGCGAATTCGGCGTCGAGGTGATCGACGAGGACCAGTGGCTCGAGCGGGTCAAGGCCTGA